In one Lycorma delicatula isolate Av1 chromosome 5, ASM4794821v1, whole genome shotgun sequence genomic region, the following are encoded:
- the mRpL11 gene encoding mitochondrial ribosomal protein L11: MSKTATRLKSVKKAVDKVKLGNAIKTHIPAGMASPGPPLGPLLGQRNLNIAGFCKDFNEKTKDIKEGIPLPTKILINEDRSYNILISKPPSTYFLKQAAGIERGAMEPGSEIAGKITLKHIYEIAKIKAEDPVNECRPLSHICAMLIGSARSIGIEVVRDLDPEEYRTFLEERKVIIEEQKKELQEKKEAKLLRTTAS, from the exons ATGTCCAAAACAGCTACAAgactaaaaagtgtaaaaaaagctgtagataaagtgaaacttggaaaCGCGATAAAAACTCACATTCCTGCTGGCATGGCTTCTCCCGGGCCTCCTCTTGGACCTCTTCTCGGACAA AGAAATCTTAATATTGCTGgattttgtaaagattttaatgaaaaaactaagGATATTAAAGAAGGTATTCCATTACctacaaaaatattgattaatgaaGATcgaagttataatattttaattagtaaacctCCATCaacttattttcttaaacaagCTGCTGGAATTGAAAGAGGAGCTATGGAGCCAG GGAGTGAAATAGcaggaaaaataacattaaaacatatttatgagaTAGCAAAAATAAAAGCAGAAGATCCAGTTAATGAATGCAGACCTCTCTCACATATTTGTGCTATGTTAATCGGTTCTGCTAGATCTATTGGGATTGAAGTTGTCAGAGATCTTGATCCTGAAGAatatagaacatttttagaaGAAAGGAAAGTTATAATTGAGGAACAAAAGAAGGAACTTCAAGAGAAAAAAGAAGCAAAGTTATTAAGAACAACTGcttcttag